CGGTGGGGATATGGGTGATGCGGATCGCGGAGTCGGTGACGTTGACGTGCTGGCCGCCGGCGCCGCTGGAGCGGAAGGTGTCGATGCGCAGGTCCTTCTCGTCGACCTCGACTTCCGAGTCGTCGGCCAGCTCGGGCCAGACGTAGAGCGAGGCGAACGAGGTGTGGCGCCGCGCCGCCTGGTCGAACGGCGAGATGCGCACGAGGCGGTGGACGCCGGCCTCGGCGAGCAGCATGCCGTAGGCGTAGTCGCCGATGATCGCCAGCGTCGCGCTCTTGATCCCCGCTTCGTCGCCGGGCTGCATGTCCATCACCTCGCGTTTGAAGCCGCGGCGCTCCGACCAGCGGACGTACATGCGCAGCAGCATCTCGGCCCAGTCCTGCGACTCGGTGCCGCCGGCGCCGGGATGGATGGTGATGATGGCGTTGCGGCGATCGTGCTCGCCGCCGAGCATCTTCTTGGTCTCGCCCGCCTCCACCTCGCCGAGCAGCTCGTCGAGGCCGCGCGCCAGGTCTTCGGTCACCGGCTCGCCGGCCTGGGACCACTCGACCAGCACCGCGAGGTCGTCGACGCGGCGGCGGAGC
The genomic region above belongs to Vicinamibacterales bacterium and contains:
- the prfB gene encoding peptide chain release factor 2 (programmed frameshift) encodes the protein MSTIHLDEQLRRYQDLAQRASDLRSYLDASRPADELARIEMRVADPDFWKDQASAQKLLQRRRRLEEDRNLSESLRRRVDDLAVLVEWSQAGEPVTEDLARGLDELLGEVEAGETKKMLGGEHDRRNAIITIHPGAGGTESQDWAEMLLRMYVRWSERRGFKREVMDMQPGDEAGIKSATLAIIGDYAYGMLLAEAGVHRLVRISPFDQAARRHTSFASLYVWPELADDSEVEVDEKDLRIDTFRSSGAGGQHVNVTDSAIRITHIPTGIVVSCQNERSQHKNRAQAMKVLKARLFDLKQKEQEARLAQLGGEKRDIAFGSQIRNYVLQPYQMVKDLRTREQTSDVSRVLDGDIDQFIKAYLMKKASGALAVPTPEEDAE